A single region of the Procambarus clarkii isolate CNS0578487 chromosome 94, FALCON_Pclarkii_2.0, whole genome shotgun sequence genome encodes:
- the LOC123747273 gene encoding innexin inx2 isoform X2 codes for MFRSSGARMPSIGAGSVDIRSILGSVLNAIKTRANQICAATCDGLVLRMHYRWTFCLLLGGFLTVWYSWYHRDVITCVSHFNAETQVRLDYINICLSYPYVEENGSRRYLLFYRWISWSLLVLAGVYYIPRKVSKNFDNARCKKLLEDLAANAHRYDQAERELVERAARYIIFNLKTHNGLYWKYLGVNVLALVVDLFAMQYMDFILQGRFIAYGFMSYPFDRDPQKFTDYMSQTFPPFASCELSVENQLVNKRTEKFGCHLTIMELYEKVFLSLWLWLIVLTFITCCYIIFLLCMWLPCLRVYLLRTAKPVHASENVRKIVHEVAQNCKIGDIYLLYRIKGHLSHARFYELMTRLADPSLFNKQIQQGPPGVLPDGKEKMPPNKQADTLRNRRPNMPQDPPVNPEYLHQLLAGNPEMMGRHPQHPDQRTPLLKKNTSILIE; via the exons GAGCGAGGATGCCGTCCATTGGCGCTGGCAGTGTGGATATTCGCTCCATCTTGGGGAGTGTTCTAAACGCTATCAAGACCAGAGCCAACCAGATATGTGCTGCCACCTGCGACGGTCTGGTGCTGAGGATGCACTACCGCTGGACCTTCTGTCTCCTGCTGGGGGGCTTCCTCACCGTCTGGTACTCCTG GTATCACCGCGACGTCATCACCTGCGTGTCGCACTTCAACGCTGAGACACAAGTCCGTCTCGACTACATCAACATCTGCCTCTCTTACCCTTATGTAGAAGAGAATGGCTCCAGGAGGTATTTACTCTTCTACCGCTGGATATCTTGGTCGCTCCTCGTCTTAGCTGGAGTATATTACATCCCACGAAAGGTATCCAAGAACTTCGACAACGCGAGGTGTAAGAAACTGCTGGAAGACCTTGCTGCCAACGCTCACAGATATGACCAAGCAGAGAGAGAGTTGGTGGAGAGAGCAGCAAGATATATCATCTTTAACCTCAAGACTCACAACGGCCTCTACTGGAAATATCTCGGAGTCAATGTCTTAGCGTTAGTTGTTGACCTTTTTGCTATGCAGTACATGGACTTCATTCTTCAGGGCCGGTTTATTGCATATGGTTTCATGTCCTACCCATTCGACAGAGATCCACAGAAATTCACAGATTACATGTCTCAAACATTCCCTCCATTTGCCTCTTGCGAACTTTCTGTCGAGAACCAGTTGGTAAACAAACGTACTGAGAAGTTCGGTTGTCACCTCACCATCATGGAGCTGTACGAGAAGGTGTTCTTGTCCCTGTGGTTGTGGTTGATCGTCCTGACCTTCATCACCTGCTGCTACAtcatcttcctcctctgcatGTGGCTTCCATGCCTGCGAGTTTACCTGCTACGCACTGCCAAGCCTGTCCATGCCAGCGAGAACGTTCGAAAGATTGTACATGAAGTGGCACAAAACTGCAAAATTGGCGACATTTACCTTCTATATCGTATCAAGGGCCACCTCAGTCATGCCAGGTTCTACGAGCTGATGACAAGACTGGCAGATCCTTCTTTGTTCAATAAGCAGATTCAGCAGGGCCCACCTGGAGTACTTCCAGATGGCAAGGAAAAGATGCCACCAAATAAGCAGGCCGATACCCTGAGGAATCGTCGTCCAAACATGCCCCAAGACCCACCAGTGAACCCTGAGTACCTGCATCAGCTCCTGGCTGGCAACCCGGAGATGATGGGCAGACACCCACAGCATCCTGACCAGCGTACCCCATTATTAAAGAAAAACACCAGCATTCTAATTGAATAG
- the LOC123747273 gene encoding innexin inx2 isoform X1 codes for MSRGGGARMPSIGAGSVDIRSILGSVLNAIKTRANQICAATCDGLVLRMHYRWTFCLLLGGFLTVWYSWYHRDVITCVSHFNAETQVRLDYINICLSYPYVEENGSRRYLLFYRWISWSLLVLAGVYYIPRKVSKNFDNARCKKLLEDLAANAHRYDQAERELVERAARYIIFNLKTHNGLYWKYLGVNVLALVVDLFAMQYMDFILQGRFIAYGFMSYPFDRDPQKFTDYMSQTFPPFASCELSVENQLVNKRTEKFGCHLTIMELYEKVFLSLWLWLIVLTFITCCYIIFLLCMWLPCLRVYLLRTAKPVHASENVRKIVHEVAQNCKIGDIYLLYRIKGHLSHARFYELMTRLADPSLFNKQIQQGPPGVLPDGKEKMPPNKQADTLRNRRPNMPQDPPVNPEYLHQLLAGNPEMMGRHPQHPDQRTPLLKKNTSILIE; via the exons GAGCGAGGATGCCGTCCATTGGCGCTGGCAGTGTGGATATTCGCTCCATCTTGGGGAGTGTTCTAAACGCTATCAAGACCAGAGCCAACCAGATATGTGCTGCCACCTGCGACGGTCTGGTGCTGAGGATGCACTACCGCTGGACCTTCTGTCTCCTGCTGGGGGGCTTCCTCACCGTCTGGTACTCCTG GTATCACCGCGACGTCATCACCTGCGTGTCGCACTTCAACGCTGAGACACAAGTCCGTCTCGACTACATCAACATCTGCCTCTCTTACCCTTATGTAGAAGAGAATGGCTCCAGGAGGTATTTACTCTTCTACCGCTGGATATCTTGGTCGCTCCTCGTCTTAGCTGGAGTATATTACATCCCACGAAAGGTATCCAAGAACTTCGACAACGCGAGGTGTAAGAAACTGCTGGAAGACCTTGCTGCCAACGCTCACAGATATGACCAAGCAGAGAGAGAGTTGGTGGAGAGAGCAGCAAGATATATCATCTTTAACCTCAAGACTCACAACGGCCTCTACTGGAAATATCTCGGAGTCAATGTCTTAGCGTTAGTTGTTGACCTTTTTGCTATGCAGTACATGGACTTCATTCTTCAGGGCCGGTTTATTGCATATGGTTTCATGTCCTACCCATTCGACAGAGATCCACAGAAATTCACAGATTACATGTCTCAAACATTCCCTCCATTTGCCTCTTGCGAACTTTCTGTCGAGAACCAGTTGGTAAACAAACGTACTGAGAAGTTCGGTTGTCACCTCACCATCATGGAGCTGTACGAGAAGGTGTTCTTGTCCCTGTGGTTGTGGTTGATCGTCCTGACCTTCATCACCTGCTGCTACAtcatcttcctcctctgcatGTGGCTTCCATGCCTGCGAGTTTACCTGCTACGCACTGCCAAGCCTGTCCATGCCAGCGAGAACGTTCGAAAGATTGTACATGAAGTGGCACAAAACTGCAAAATTGGCGACATTTACCTTCTATATCGTATCAAGGGCCACCTCAGTCATGCCAGGTTCTACGAGCTGATGACAAGACTGGCAGATCCTTCTTTGTTCAATAAGCAGATTCAGCAGGGCCCACCTGGAGTACTTCCAGATGGCAAGGAAAAGATGCCACCAAATAAGCAGGCCGATACCCTGAGGAATCGTCGTCCAAACATGCCCCAAGACCCACCAGTGAACCCTGAGTACCTGCATCAGCTCCTGGCTGGCAACCCGGAGATGATGGGCAGACACCCACAGCATCCTGACCAGCGTACCCCATTATTAAAGAAAAACACCAGCATTCTAATTGAATAG
- the LOC123747273 gene encoding innexin inx2 isoform X3, which produces MPSIGAGSVDIRSILGSVLNAIKTRANQICAATCDGLVLRMHYRWTFCLLLGGFLTVWYSWYHRDVITCVSHFNAETQVRLDYINICLSYPYVEENGSRRYLLFYRWISWSLLVLAGVYYIPRKVSKNFDNARCKKLLEDLAANAHRYDQAERELVERAARYIIFNLKTHNGLYWKYLGVNVLALVVDLFAMQYMDFILQGRFIAYGFMSYPFDRDPQKFTDYMSQTFPPFASCELSVENQLVNKRTEKFGCHLTIMELYEKVFLSLWLWLIVLTFITCCYIIFLLCMWLPCLRVYLLRTAKPVHASENVRKIVHEVAQNCKIGDIYLLYRIKGHLSHARFYELMTRLADPSLFNKQIQQGPPGVLPDGKEKMPPNKQADTLRNRRPNMPQDPPVNPEYLHQLLAGNPEMMGRHPQHPDQRTPLLKKNTSILIE; this is translated from the exons ATGCCGTCCATTGGCGCTGGCAGTGTGGATATTCGCTCCATCTTGGGGAGTGTTCTAAACGCTATCAAGACCAGAGCCAACCAGATATGTGCTGCCACCTGCGACGGTCTGGTGCTGAGGATGCACTACCGCTGGACCTTCTGTCTCCTGCTGGGGGGCTTCCTCACCGTCTGGTACTCCTG GTATCACCGCGACGTCATCACCTGCGTGTCGCACTTCAACGCTGAGACACAAGTCCGTCTCGACTACATCAACATCTGCCTCTCTTACCCTTATGTAGAAGAGAATGGCTCCAGGAGGTATTTACTCTTCTACCGCTGGATATCTTGGTCGCTCCTCGTCTTAGCTGGAGTATATTACATCCCACGAAAGGTATCCAAGAACTTCGACAACGCGAGGTGTAAGAAACTGCTGGAAGACCTTGCTGCCAACGCTCACAGATATGACCAAGCAGAGAGAGAGTTGGTGGAGAGAGCAGCAAGATATATCATCTTTAACCTCAAGACTCACAACGGCCTCTACTGGAAATATCTCGGAGTCAATGTCTTAGCGTTAGTTGTTGACCTTTTTGCTATGCAGTACATGGACTTCATTCTTCAGGGCCGGTTTATTGCATATGGTTTCATGTCCTACCCATTCGACAGAGATCCACAGAAATTCACAGATTACATGTCTCAAACATTCCCTCCATTTGCCTCTTGCGAACTTTCTGTCGAGAACCAGTTGGTAAACAAACGTACTGAGAAGTTCGGTTGTCACCTCACCATCATGGAGCTGTACGAGAAGGTGTTCTTGTCCCTGTGGTTGTGGTTGATCGTCCTGACCTTCATCACCTGCTGCTACAtcatcttcctcctctgcatGTGGCTTCCATGCCTGCGAGTTTACCTGCTACGCACTGCCAAGCCTGTCCATGCCAGCGAGAACGTTCGAAAGATTGTACATGAAGTGGCACAAAACTGCAAAATTGGCGACATTTACCTTCTATATCGTATCAAGGGCCACCTCAGTCATGCCAGGTTCTACGAGCTGATGACAAGACTGGCAGATCCTTCTTTGTTCAATAAGCAGATTCAGCAGGGCCCACCTGGAGTACTTCCAGATGGCAAGGAAAAGATGCCACCAAATAAGCAGGCCGATACCCTGAGGAATCGTCGTCCAAACATGCCCCAAGACCCACCAGTGAACCCTGAGTACCTGCATCAGCTCCTGGCTGGCAACCCGGAGATGATGGGCAGACACCCACAGCATCCTGACCAGCGTACCCCATTATTAAAGAAAAACACCAGCATTCTAATTGAATAG